The nucleotide sequence GCAGCAACTACCTCGGCGTCACCTTCGGCACGCCCGGCAGTCCCCTGCTCAAGGACGGGGACGAGATCCAGACCAAGGCCACCGTGGACATGAGTGAGGTCATCAGCCAGCTCGGCAACCTCGGCTCGAAGCTCGAGCAGGTCATCGGCGAGATCGGCAAATCCATGGGCACGGGCGGGGAGAACGGCAGCATCTTCGAGCGCGTGGACAAGCTCGTCACCGAGAACGGCCCGAAGCTCACCGAGACCATCGCCAACCTCCAGGACATCACCGCCAAGATCAAGGGCGGCGAGGGCACGTTCGGCAAACTCGTGAACGACTCCAAGCTCCACGACGAGCTGCTCGCCGGCGTGAGCGAGATCAAGCTCGCCGCCGCCGACGCCCGCACGTTCATGGGTGATGCCAAGAACATCGTCGCCGACGTGAAGACCGGCAAGGGCGCCCTCGGCGTCCTGCTCTACGACGAGCCGACCGCGGCCAGCCTGAAGGTCTCCGTGAACAACCTGAAGGAGGTTTCCGAGAAGCTGAACAGCGGCCAGGGCACCCTCGGCAAGCTGATCTCCGACGACAGCCTCTATCTCAGCGTGCAATCCACGATGAAGAAGGCCGACCGCATGATCGACGGGCTTGGCGACCAGGGGCCGATCACCGCCGTCGGCGTGGCCGCGCAGTCGCTCTTTTGATCGGGGCCGGCCGCGGCGGCCCCGCCGCCGCGGCTCAACCCTCGGGGTAGGCGGAAAGAAATCCGTCCAAGCCGGCGACCACCACTTTGCCGCCGACGAGCACCGGGCCGCCGGCATAGCCGGAAAACCGGCCGGCCGGGGCCTTCGGCAGGATGAGCCGCCACCGGATCGCCCCGGTCGCGCGGTCCAGTTTCACCAGGCCCGCCTCATGATCGATCATCGTGCCCGCCAGATTTTGATTCACCGTGCCGGCAAAGACATGCCGCTCCGTCACGAGCGGTGAACCCCAGCTCATCCCGTGCACCACCGTGCTCCAGCGGGACTGGCCGGTGACGGGATCGATGGCGCTGACCCGCGCAAAATCGGAGCCCCCGAGGTAGAGCAGGCCGTCCCGCAGCACCGGCGTGGATTCAATCCACGAGAACCAGGCTGAGAATCGCCAGGCCGGACGGCCATCCCGGTGAAAGGCGTGCAACTGATAATCGCGGCTGCCGGCCACGATGCGATCCGCCACGACCAGCGGCGTGGTGACCACGCCACCCCCGGTGTGCAGGCGGAGCAACTCCCGGCGCGTCCGGAGATCGAGCTGCACGATGGACCCGTCCATGGTGCCATACAACAGCGTGTCCGCGTCCACCAGCCCGGCGCCGGAATACACGGGAGCCCCGGCCTCGTGCCGCCAGCGCACGGTGCCGGTGTCCGGGTTGACGGCGTAGAACCCGCCGTCACTTGAACCCACGTAGAGGGTGCCGTCGTGCAGCAACGGCGTAGCCGCCCGGTGATTGAAGGTGGGGTTGGCCGGGGCGGAGCCCCCGGCGAGAAATTCGTTGTGCAGGGGCAGCCGCCAGCGCAGGGCCCCGGTCATCCGGTCCAGCGCGACGAGATGGAAGCTGGTGTCGAGAAAGTACACGGAGGTGTCATCCAGCGTCGCGCGCCCGTCAATCGGCGTGCGGCCGCGCCAGACCCAGGCGGCGATGCCGTCGGCCGTCCGCACGGCGTGAAAACGCCCGTCACCGCCCCCCACATACACCACGCCGTCGGCGGCGACCGGTGGCGCCCAGGTGCCCACCCCCAGCCGGTAGCGCCAGAGGGCCGCCGGCGCCGGGGGGTGCACCGCCCGCGGTGGGCGCGGCGGGAAGTCGCCGCCCCGGGTCAGCGCCAGCGGCAGTTCCGCGGCCGTGAATGTCCCCGTCAGACGGTCCTCCTCCAGCCGGAACCGCGTATCAAAGAAAGGAGTCGTGTACCGACCCGTCCCGTCCGCCTTCACGGGCGCGCCCACCTCGACCCCGTGCAGAAACATCGCCGGGAAGTGAAACCGAAACGTGAGACCACCCTGACCGTCCGACCTAAACTCGAAGCCGATCTCCGCCTGCTCACCCTGCGGCGAACCCACCGTCCCGGTCCACCGGCCCAAGATCGGATCGGCCGCCGGAGCGGGCTGGGCGGGGAGCGCGAGGGCGGTGAGGCCGGCCAGGGCCAGGATCAACCAAGGGATGCGAGTCAGCATGGGCAAGGGGCGCGGGTGCATGATCAGCTAACCCACCAAAGCGGCGCACGGCACACGCAATGTGTGTCACATTCCTCCGGAACGGGGATTTCGGCGCTCGATTTGGGCGTCTCGTCGCAAACCTCCATCCGCGCCCATTCGCCAGCGGTCCGCACCGACCCGGCCACAGGCAAAGGCCGGAGCCTGACGGCTCCGGCCTGGTTGGATCCTGCCGGCGGGACGTTCGTCAGAACTTGAGGCTCAGGTCGACGTAGAGCGTGCGACCGATGGCGCTATAGGTCTGGGTGTCGGCGTTATGGTCGGTCCACGACGCGGCGGCCGAGGGCGGCGCCCGGTCAAACAGGTTGGTCGCGCCGACGCGGACCGTGAGGCCGTCGACCGCCGAGAACAGGCCGCGGCCCCCGCGGAACTCATAACCCAGGTGGGCATCCACCTGGGTGTACGACTCGACGTGCTGGTCGCGCGTCGGGTTGGTCTCCGTCAGGGCGGCGGTTTCATCGGTCACGCTCGGGACATGGCGGATCGTGAAACCCGCGCGCCAGCTGGCGCGGCTGTACGTCGCGAACAGCGTGCCGGTCCACCGCGGGATCGTGCCGCCGTTGAGGACGGAACGGCCGTTGGTGGTGCCGACGAAATCGTCCCCCTCGACGGAGAACTCATTGAACCACATGGTCGTCAACGAGAGGTCGAAGCGGCCGATGGACTCGAGGTTCAGGTTGTAGTTGAGGGTCAGGTCCACGCCATCCTGCGAGGCGGCCACCAGGTTCTCGGCATAGTTCGAGATGAACACCGGGGACATCGAGCCGAACTGGCCGTAGATCGCGCCCATCTGACCGACGCTCGTGACCGGCGCGCCGTTGAAGCTGCCGATGCGCACGCGGTTGGCGAACTCCGAGGCCGCACCCTCGTCCTCAACGCTCTGGAGGATATCCACGTCGCTCTGGACGCCGGCGATGCCCACCTGGTCGATCTTGAAGTAGGTCAGCTCGGCCGAGAAACCGCGCAGGCCGCGGGGCGACCACACGATGCCGAGGTTATAGATGTCGGCCTTCTCCGGCTGCAGCAGCTCGCTGGCAAAGCCCTGGGCCACGGCGGCGGAGCTGGTCAGCGTGCGAGCCGCGGCCTGGTCGATGTCCGAGGCGTCGAGCCCGTTCCGGAAGACCAGGGCCGAGAGGTCGTCGGAGGAACCGATGGGCGTCGGCCCGAAGAGCGAGTACAGGCTCGGGGCGGTGAAAGACTCCGAGTAGGTGGCGCGGACCACGAACTCGTCGTTGAACGGCATCCAGCGGAGGGAGAACTTCGGCACGGCCGGGGCGTCGGCATCGCTGTATTTGTCCTGGCGGACGGCGAGGTCGAGATCGAGCGCCTTCACACCGGGGATGGCCTGGGCGTCGCGGGCGAGCGGCACGCGCACCTCGGCATAATAGGAGTCGACCGTCCGGGTCACGTCGAACGGATCGGTCGTGGTGGCGCCGTCCCACGCGACGGGGTTGCCGTTCAGCGGGTCGTTGAGGTCGTTGATCGTGTAGCTGCCGGCGTCCGGCCGGGCCTCCAGGGTCTCACGCCGGGTCTCAGCGCCGACGGCGAAGCCGATCGGGCCGGCGGGCAACACGTCGGGAATCTCGCCCACCACGCGGGCGTCGAAGCTGTGCAGCGTGCTGGTGTTCTTCGAGAAGGCCGTGCCGAAGACGTTGCCTTGCTCAAAGGCGCCCGCGGCCTGATCCCGGGCGAAGAGGTTGATGATGCCGTTGTCGATGGCGTTGACGAGATTCACGCGGGCGATGACGTTGGCGTTGCGATAGTCCTGCTTGATCTGGTTCAGGTTCGCCGCGACCTCCCAGCGGTAATTTTCGCCGACCTCGCCGCGCAGGCCGAGCAGGCCGCGGAGGGAATGGGTCTCATTGTAGTACTTGCGCGGGTTCGTCACGAACCGGTTGCGCACATACGCATACTCGCTGGACGGGTTGGTCGGATGCGTCGGGTCGGTGAAACCGATGCCCAGTCCGAGGTCGGTGACATTCTCGGCTGTGATCGGCATGCCGAAGATCGGCTGGGCGGCGAGCTGCAGGAAGGTGTCGGTCTGGGCGTAGAGCAAGTCGCCGAAGAGCTCGATGTGGTTGGTCAGCTTGTGCGACAGGGCCGTGGTGAAGGCCCGGCGCTCGCTGCCGAGCGCGAGCGTCACGTACTCCGAGATATTGAACTGCGAGTTGAAGTTCACGCTGCCCTGCCGCTCGTAGATGCCCTGCGCGACGAGCTGGTCGAAGGTGAGGCCGGCGCCGGCCGGCGGCACCTTCCCCGCGACGAGGCGATAGACACCGGGATTGGCGGAGCCGAGGAACCCGAAGGTCGTCAGCACGCCCGGATAGGCGCTGGTCTTGCCGGTCTGGCTGCGCGAAAAGGCCTTCTCGTTCTGGAAGAGCGGGTCGGTGCGCGCCCATTCAAAGGTGAGGGTGATCGCGGTCGTGTCATTCGACACGCCGGTGGCGAAATGCGCGGAACGCTCCTCCCAGGTGCCGAGGAGCGTGTCGGCGAAGCGGTAACGCCCGCCCACTTCCGCGCCTTGGTAGTTCTTCTTCAGGATGATGTTCACCACGCCGGAGACGGCATCCGAGCCGTAGAGGGCGGAGGCGCCGTCCTTCAGCACCTCGATGGACTCCACGGCTGCGACGGGGATGGCGTTCACGTCCACGAAGTCATAACCGCCGGTCGCCGAGACCGGTGCGAAGGCGGCGCGACGGCCGTTGATCAGCACCAGGGTCTGCACGTTACGGAGCGAGAGACGGGAACCGCCGTTGGTGTCGCCGCCGCCGATGCTGGAATTCTGCGCACCCATGTTCGCGTTGCCCACGAACTGCGGCACGGCCTTGCGCAACACCTCGAGCAGGTCCGTCTCGCCGGTGTCCTTGATGTCATCGATCCCCACCATCGTAACCGGCACGGCGGGGGCATCGACGGAGTACGGGATGTACGAGCCGGTCACCACGAACTTTTCCAGATGGACGGTCTTGGGGTCGCCCTCCGCGGAGGTCGGGACGGCGGTTTGCTGGGCCAAGGCGGCGGTCGCCGCGAGGACAGACAGGACCCGCGCGGCAAGCCGCGCCTGACCCCACCCGCCCGGAGTGTGTTTGGTATTCATGCGTTTGGTTGGTGTGTAACGGGCGCGGCTTTCAGCCGGCGCTTCGTATGACACAGGGGTGGCAGGTCCATGCGACCTGTCTCAATCTCCGTGCGACGAAGCCGCGGCGCGGGGCTGCGAGGGCCCAACTTTCGTCGCCAAGTGACAAACGACCGGCGATGAGCCCCCCGGATTTATGCCACGGGCCGCGGCGCGAAGTGTGGCTGCAGGCGGCCGCTCATTTGTAGGATCGTTGCTTGCGACGACCTCGACAACGAGGTCGGACCAAGGTCCGACCCTACGAAAATGGGTATACGAGTTTAACTAAACTGACCTAGAGGTGCGCCTTCAGCTCGTGGACGAAGGTCCGGCTGACACGCAGCTTCATGCCGTTGCTGAGCTCGACGCTGTATTCGCCATAGAGGGCCGGACCGGCTTTCTTCATGTGGCGCAGGTTCACGATCGTGGAGCGGTGGATGCGCACGAAATGCTTGGGGTCGAGCCGCTCCATCATCTTCTGCAGCGACATGCGCACAAAACGCGACTTGTCGGTCGAGTGCAGGCGCACGTAATCGCCGTCGGACTCGATCCAGAGGATGTCGCCGGGCGCGAGCATGTGGATCTCGCCGTCGCAGCGGATGAACAGGCGCTGGTCCTCCTCGCGGGGACGCGCGGTGGCGATACCCTCCTCGGTGGCGCCGCTGGCCTTGAGGCGCTGGAGCGCGACCATGATGTCGCTGAGCCGGCGGGCCAGTTCCTCGCGGTCGAGGCTGCGCACCGCGGCCTTGGCGCGGCCCAGCGCGGCGGCGAAGCGGGCGCGGTTGAAGGGCTTGAGCACATAGTCAACCGCGTGGACCTCGAAGGCCTGCAGGGCAAACTGGTCGTGGGCGGTCACGAACACCACCTGCGGCATGAGCGTGGCCGGGAGCCGGGCCAGCACCTCAAAGCCGGAGATGCCCGGCATCTGCACATCAAGGAAGACCAGGTCCGGCCGGTGTTCCCGGATGGCCTCGACGGCCTGCAGGCCGTTGCCCGCCTGGGCGACGACCGAGATATCCGGATCGGAGCGGAGCAGGGCCTCGACGTTTTGCCGGGCAAGGACTTCGTCGTCCACGATCAGGGTGCGGATGAGGGCGGTCGCGGTGGTGGTCATGGCGCAGGGGGGAGGGTGAAGGGGAGGATGAGCCGGGCGCGGACGCCGCGCGGCGGCTGGTCGCGGAGCTCAAAGCGGGCTTCGTCGCCGTAGAGCATGTGCAACCGGGTACGGGTGTTTTGCACGCCGATGCCGGTGGCCGCCACCAGTTCGTCGCGGGGCAGAGGGGGACCGTCGTTGTCGACCGTAAGTTCCAGTCGTCCCTGGTCGCGCCGCGCGCTGATGCGCAGCAGGCGGGCCGTGGGATCGCGCGAGATGCCGTGTTTCATGGCGTTCTCCGCCAGCGGCTGGAGCATGAGGCAGGGCACGAGCGCGGACAGGCACTCGGGGGCGATGTCGTATTCGACCTGCAACCGGTCCTGGAACCGGATGCTCTCGATTTCAAAATAGCGGCGCAGGAATTCCAGCTCGTGCTCGAGGGTGTCCAGGGCTTCTTGCCGGTGCTCCAGCGCGCGGCGCAGGAGTTCGCCCAGGCCGGCCACCACGTCCTCCGCCTCGCGTGTGCGGTCGTTGCGGATGAGGCTGGTGATGGAGTTGAGCGTGTTGAAGAGGAAGTGCGGGTGCAGCTGCATCTTCAGCGCATCGAGGCTGGCGCGGACGAGGCGGGTCTCGAGCCGGGCGTTGGCCACGCGCAGCTCGCCGGTGAGCAGCTGCCCGGCGCGCCATTGGCGGTGGTAGCCGACGGCATAGAGCACAGTGACCCCCATGAAGTAGATGATCAGCGGCGTGTAGTCCCACCGGCCCACGCCCCGCAGGTCGTGCAGGATCACGGGCAGGAAGGACCAAGGCAGGTGGTTGGCCACAAGCAGGCGGATGGCCGCAAGGAGGATGAACAGGCCCGTGATCAGGCCGGCCATCAGGGTGTGCAACGCGATGGCCCACGGCCAGTGCCGGTCGAGCCGCGTGAGCCGGTGTTGCAGCCAGAGCACGGCCGGGAGCAAGACCCACCAGAGCAGGGACAACGGCCACTGGTGCAGGCGGGTGGCGCGGAACGAGGCATCCGGCGCGCCCGCCAGCCAGGACCGCGCATCCCACAGCAGCAGACCGGCCAGCACCAGCAGACCGGCCAGCCAAAGCCCGCCCCAGATCCGCCAGTCCCGCAGCCAGGTTCCGAACCAGCCCCGCGCGCTCATAGCCCCTCCTCCCCGCCTAGCGTGGGCGGGACCAGCGGCGCAAGGGCCAGACGCTTGAGCGCCTGACGACCCAACGGGTCCGCATACCAACCCTCGACCTCGCCCGCGAGCAGGGTGCGCCGGCGCTCGAAGAGCATCGGGATGGTGGGCACCTCGGCCATGACGTGGCGCTCGAAGGCCTCCAGCAGTTCCAGCCGCTCGGCCCCCGCCTTCCGGTTGGCCTCGGC is from Lacunisphaera limnophila and encodes:
- a CDS encoding MlaD family protein, translating into MNNTSQTIRVGLFFLLGLALAWITFESLNGGRLFKQEGYSLVAGFANLKGLKTGDEIRMAGVKVGAVKLTRLAGNRVEAVLSIEPGVNIPTDAVASVEQSSLLGSNYLGVTFGTPGSPLLKDGDEIQTKATVDMSEVISQLGNLGSKLEQVIGEIGKSMGTGGENGSIFERVDKLVTENGPKLTETIANLQDITAKIKGGEGTFGKLVNDSKLHDELLAGVSEIKLAAADARTFMGDAKNIVADVKTGKGALGVLLYDEPTAASLKVSVNNLKEVSEKLNSGQGTLGKLISDDSLYLSVQSTMKKADRMIDGLGDQGPITAVGVAAQSLF
- a CDS encoding PQQ-binding-like beta-propeller repeat protein, with product MLTRIPWLILALAGLTALALPAQPAPAADPILGRWTGTVGSPQGEQAEIGFEFRSDGQGGLTFRFHFPAMFLHGVEVGAPVKADGTGRYTTPFFDTRFRLEEDRLTGTFTAAELPLALTRGGDFPPRPPRAVHPPAPAALWRYRLGVGTWAPPVAADGVVYVGGGDGRFHAVRTADGIAAWVWRGRTPIDGRATLDDTSVYFLDTSFHLVALDRMTGALRWRLPLHNEFLAGGSAPANPTFNHRAATPLLHDGTLYVGSSDGGFYAVNPDTGTVRWRHEAGAPVYSGAGLVDADTLLYGTMDGSIVQLDLRTRRELLRLHTGGGVVTTPLVVADRIVAGSRDYQLHAFHRDGRPAWRFSAWFSWIESTPVLRDGLLYLGGSDFARVSAIDPVTGQSRWSTVVHGMSWGSPLVTERHVFAGTVNQNLAGTMIDHEAGLVKLDRATGAIRWRLILPKAPAGRFSGYAGGPVLVGGKVVVAGLDGFLSAYPEG
- a CDS encoding TonB-dependent receptor domain-containing protein; translation: MNTKHTPGGWGQARLAARVLSVLAATAALAQQTAVPTSAEGDPKTVHLEKFVVTGSYIPYSVDAPAVPVTMVGIDDIKDTGETDLLEVLRKAVPQFVGNANMGAQNSSIGGGDTNGGSRLSLRNVQTLVLINGRRAAFAPVSATGGYDFVDVNAIPVAAVESIEVLKDGASALYGSDAVSGVVNIILKKNYQGAEVGGRYRFADTLLGTWEERSAHFATGVSNDTTAITLTFEWARTDPLFQNEKAFSRSQTGKTSAYPGVLTTFGFLGSANPGVYRLVAGKVPPAGAGLTFDQLVAQGIYERQGSVNFNSQFNISEYVTLALGSERRAFTTALSHKLTNHIELFGDLLYAQTDTFLQLAAQPIFGMPITAENVTDLGLGIGFTDPTHPTNPSSEYAYVRNRFVTNPRKYYNETHSLRGLLGLRGEVGENYRWEVAANLNQIKQDYRNANVIARVNLVNAIDNGIINLFARDQAAGAFEQGNVFGTAFSKNTSTLHSFDARVVGEIPDVLPAGPIGFAVGAETRRETLEARPDAGSYTINDLNDPLNGNPVAWDGATTTDPFDVTRTVDSYYAEVRVPLARDAQAIPGVKALDLDLAVRQDKYSDADAPAVPKFSLRWMPFNDEFVVRATYSESFTAPSLYSLFGPTPIGSSDDLSALVFRNGLDASDIDQAAARTLTSSAAVAQGFASELLQPEKADIYNLGIVWSPRGLRGFSAELTYFKIDQVGIAGVQSDVDILQSVEDEGAASEFANRVRIGSFNGAPVTSVGQMGAIYGQFGSMSPVFISNYAENLVAASQDGVDLTLNYNLNLESIGRFDLSLTTMWFNEFSVEGDDFVGTTNGRSVLNGGTIPRWTGTLFATYSRASWRAGFTIRHVPSVTDETAALTETNPTRDQHVESYTQVDAHLGYEFRGGRGLFSAVDGLTVRVGATNLFDRAPPSAAASWTDHNADTQTYSAIGRTLYVDLSLKF
- a CDS encoding LytR/AlgR family response regulator transcription factor; protein product: MTTTATALIRTLIVDDEVLARQNVEALLRSDPDISVVAQAGNGLQAVEAIREHRPDLVFLDVQMPGISGFEVLARLPATLMPQVVFVTAHDQFALQAFEVHAVDYVLKPFNRARFAAALGRAKAAVRSLDREELARRLSDIMVALQRLKASGATEEGIATARPREEDQRLFIRCDGEIHMLAPGDILWIESDGDYVRLHSTDKSRFVRMSLQKMMERLDPKHFVRIHRSTIVNLRHMKKAGPALYGEYSVELSNGMKLRVSRTFVHELKAHL
- a CDS encoding sensor histidine kinase: MSARGWFGTWLRDWRIWGGLWLAGLLVLAGLLLWDARSWLAGAPDASFRATRLHQWPLSLLWWVLLPAVLWLQHRLTRLDRHWPWAIALHTLMAGLITGLFILLAAIRLLVANHLPWSFLPVILHDLRGVGRWDYTPLIIYFMGVTVLYAVGYHRQWRAGQLLTGELRVANARLETRLVRASLDALKMQLHPHFLFNTLNSITSLIRNDRTREAEDVVAGLGELLRRALEHRQEALDTLEHELEFLRRYFEIESIRFQDRLQVEYDIAPECLSALVPCLMLQPLAENAMKHGISRDPTARLLRISARRDQGRLELTVDNDGPPLPRDELVAATGIGVQNTRTRLHMLYGDEARFELRDQPPRGVRARLILPFTLPPAP